The Verrucomicrobiota bacterium JB022 genome includes the window CTGCGACGCGCCAGGCACCAGCCCACGGCGGCCAGGCCCAACAGGATTACATTGAGCCAGCCGTCCGGCAGCCCAGCGAACAGCACCAGCACCGCCGCACTCGTCGCCCAGGACCAGGAGAGGAGTTTGGACTGTCGGGGCGTTCGCGGGGTAAGCGGCTCAACCGGGTCAGGCTCCAGCGCCAGAAGACGGCGGGGCGTAGTAATCATTATACTTCTTGTAGTAATAGTAGTCGCCGCCGCGGACGTCGACATAGTTGAGCACAAAGCCCCCGATCTTGGTGCCGCGCAGGCGCAGGCGCTCCAGCGAACCCTTGATCTGGCGCACCTGCGAGTAATTGGTGCGCACCACAAAGAGCGCCACGTCGACCCGCTGGGCCAGGCTCGTCGTATCGTCGGTCGCGAGGATCGGGGCCGAATCGATCACCACGTAGTCGTAGGCTTCGCGGGCCTCGGCCAGCACCTCATCCATCCGGCGGCTCAGGAGCAGCTCACCCGGGCGCTGGGGATACTCGCCCGAAGCCAGAAAATGCAGACTCTCGGAGCCAATGGTGCGGACGGCGTCCTTGAGCGAAATCTGCCCTTGCAGCACCTCCGCCAGGCCCGGCGCACGCGGCATCTGCAGCGTGGGAGCAATTTGGCCACGGCGCAGGTCGGCGTCGATCAACAGCACGCGCGAGGCCGTAAGCGAGATGGCAGCCGCAAGGTTCATCGCCACGGTCGACTTGCCCTCTTCCGGCACCGAACTGGTCACGAGGATGACTTCAGGGCGGTCTTCATCGGTGCCCATGAAGAAGAGCGACGAGCGCAGGGTGCGGCAGGCTTCGGCAAAGAGGTGACGGGTGTCGGCCGCTTGCAAGATCTCGACGCGGCCATCCTTGCGCTGGCTCTCCGTCGGGATGAGGCCCAGCACGGGCGTATCGAAGCGGTTGCGCAGGTCTTCGGCCGAAATCACGCGGTTGTCGATCAGCCCCAGCCCACCGACCAGGAGCGCGCCAAGGACAAAGCCCAGCATGGCGCCCTCGATCAGGCTGCGCTGAAAGTTCATCCGCGTCTCGCCCATGTAAATCGGACGCTCGAGCACCGAGACGATTTCGGGCGAAATGTCCTGCCCGCTCTCGATCGTCTGCAGCGAGCGCAACAGGCTTTCGTGCTGCGAGCGAAAGCGCGCGAGGTTGGCCTGCAAACGGTCGAACTCGGCGGAAAGGCGGCTGTTTTCCAGCGCCACGCCCTCCTGTTCGGAAATGATGATGTTGAGGTTGTCGAGCTGCACCTGCAGCTCTTCCTTGCGCTCGCCGACTTGTTGCTCGGCCTGTTGGCGATAGATCTCCATCAGCTCCTGCGTCCGGTTGATCTCGTCGGCCAAAGCGATCATCTTCGGGTGCCTCGGCTTCAGGTAGCGGGCAAACTGGTCGCGCTCGGCCTTCATCTGGGCCAGCGAGCGCTTGGCCTCCTGATAAGATTCGGTGGCCGCCGTGCTGATGAGCGCACGGTCTAGCCCCATCGACTGGGGGTTCTGCAGCTGCATGTCGAGCCCGAGCGACTGGATGAGCCGCATCTGGGTGCGCAGCTCGGAGCGGCGACGCTCCAGCGCCGCGAGGTTGGACCCGGCGGAGTCGCCCTGCTCCTGGATAAAGATCAGGTTGTTCTGCTTGCGAAATTCCACGACGGCATCTTCGGCTTGCTGGATCCTGCGCTCCACATCGTCGAGCTGTTCGGTGATGGCCAGCAAGGCGCGTTCGCTCGTCTCGCCCTTCATCTGTTGGCGCCAGTTGATGTATTCCTCCAGCAGGGCATCGAGGTAATACTGGGTGTATTGGCGGTCCTGCCCCGAAGCCAGGATCTGGATGATCGAGGTGTCGGGGATTTGAACGGGGTTGATGCCTACGCCGCTGGCTTCAAGGTCGGGATGGAAGGCCGCGACTCGCTCGCGGGCAGCCTTGCGCACGTCGGAGCTTTCAAGAAAGGCCTTTTGATTGCCGAACCAGTAGCTGAACTGCTCCTGCACACCGGTATTGAGCTGCTGGGCGACAAAGCCGCTGAGCATGATCTTGGCCGCCCAACGGTAGGTAGGCTGATCGTTCTTGGCCTGCCATCCGCGCCAGCCAGCGCCGAGGACCAGCATCACGAGCGGCAGCCACCAGTAGCGCTTGAGCAACAGCTTGGCCAGTTGCCAGTAGTGGCGGATCTGGTCTTGCCAATCGGTGGGGCCGCTGCTACTGCCGCCCTTGGCCTTGTCTTCAAACAGGTCGAAATCGTTGGCTACCATGCGAATTTGCGGTCGGTTACGCGGATGATGTCGTCGGGCTCGAGCACCGGATCGTTCTTGCGGTCGCCCTCTTCGAGGATGCGCTGGACGTCCACCACCACGCGCCGCTTGTCTTCCGGCAGCGAAGTGTCGGCACGGATGAGTACCACGCGCCGCTTGTTGGCAAATTTGGCAAAGCCGCCTGCCTTCAGCACCGCCTCGCTGACCGTCACCCGCGTGTTGTCCGTCGGCAGGTTGTAAACGCCTTCGGAGGTGATCTCGCCGGTAATGTAATAGGTGCCGCCGAGGCGGTTGGACTCGGGGATCACGAGAGTGTCATCGGGCTGGAGCACGCGGTCGGCCCCCAGATTGCCCTTGTCGAGCACCTCCGTCAGGTCGATCACGATCTTTTCCTGGCTTTCCGGGTCGGTGGCATCGCCTCGCAGGATGGTAACCTTGGTCAGGTCGGCACCGACGCGGGTGCCGCCGCTGCGCAGCAGAGCCATACTTGCGGTGAGGACCTCGTCGGCCGGGATGGGCATCGGACCGGGGCGGACGACCATGCCCACCACCTTGACTTCGCCGCGCGCCCCGTCGGCCCGCTCGAAGTCGATCAGCACCGTCGCCTGGTAGTAAAAGTCTTTTTCGAGCGCCTGCTTCACGTCTTGCGCGAAGCCCTTGGGCGTCTTGCCCGCCGCCTGCA containing:
- a CDS encoding polysaccharide biosynthesis tyrosine autokinase; translated protein: MVANDFDLFEDKAKGGSSSGPTDWQDQIRHYWQLAKLLLKRYWWLPLVMLVLGAGWRGWQAKNDQPTYRWAAKIMLSGFVAQQLNTGVQEQFSYWFGNQKAFLESSDVRKAARERVAAFHPDLEASGVGINPVQIPDTSIIQILASGQDRQYTQYYLDALLEEYINWRQQMKGETSERALLAITEQLDDVERRIQQAEDAVVEFRKQNNLIFIQEQGDSAGSNLAALERRRSELRTQMRLIQSLGLDMQLQNPQSMGLDRALISTAATESYQEAKRSLAQMKAERDQFARYLKPRHPKMIALADEINRTQELMEIYRQQAEQQVGERKEELQVQLDNLNIIISEQEGVALENSRLSAEFDRLQANLARFRSQHESLLRSLQTIESGQDISPEIVSVLERPIYMGETRMNFQRSLIEGAMLGFVLGALLVGGLGLIDNRVISAEDLRNRFDTPVLGLIPTESQRKDGRVEILQAADTRHLFAEACRTLRSSLFFMGTDEDRPEVILVTSSVPEEGKSTVAMNLAAAISLTASRVLLIDADLRRGQIAPTLQMPRAPGLAEVLQGQISLKDAVRTIGSESLHFLASGEYPQRPGELLLSRRMDEVLAEAREAYDYVVIDSAPILATDDTTSLAQRVDVALFVVRTNYSQVRQIKGSLERLRLRGTKIGGFVLNYVDVRGGDYYYYKKYNDYYAPPSSGAGA
- a CDS encoding polysaccharide biosynthesis/export family protein produces the protein MNHLLHFGMRRCAPALACWVAWTLGLLSALSAQGISRMELLDDTRTLRVGDRLTYQVIEEREPTMRLFVDAQGNVDVPLAGRMQAAGKTPKGFAQDVKQALEKDFYYQATVLIDFERADGARGEVKVVGMVVRPGPMPIPADEVLTASMALLRSGGTRVGADLTKVTILRGDATDPESQEKIVIDLTEVLDKGNLGADRVLQPDDTLVIPESNRLGGTYYITGEITSEGVYNLPTDNTRVTVSEAVLKAGGFAKFANKRRVVLIRADTSLPEDKRRVVVDVQRILEEGDRKNDPVLEPDDIIRVTDRKFAW